The genomic region CCAGCCATCGACTGCCGTGGTGGTGCTGTTAGTGTAGCTAAGCTGCGGGTCGATGCGGGTGAGGCCGGGCGTAGTGCTGCCGAAAAAGGCCAGGTTGTCGGCAAAGTAGCCGGCGTAGTAGTCCGACGAAAGGCCGCTAGCCGCGGCCCCGCCCCCGTAGGCCGGGCCGCAGCCCGTTGGTGCCGCCGGGGCTACAAGCGGAATGGTATAGGTGGCCGTGCTGGCGCTGAAGTTGCCGTTGCTGTCGGTGACGGTGTAAGCAAACGTGAGGTTTTCCGTGGTGCGGCTGGCTGGCAGGTAGTAGAGCTGGCTTGCCTGCGTGATAGTCAGGACCTGCCCGGCGGTGGCCAGAAGGCCGGTAGGGCTGCCTATGCGCAGCGTGCCGGTGGTGGGCACACTGGTGAGGGTATACGATGCCAGCGTGGCGCCGGCCGGGCCCGTGATGGTGGCGCTGAGTGGGCTGATCAGTGTGGCGTTGATGGTAGCGCTGGTACTGATGCTGGCCGTGGTAACATTGTTGGCTGTGAGCTGCGGGTTCGCTACCGGAGCCAGCAGCGCCATGTCGTCAAGGCCGAAGTCGTTGCCGTTAGCGTTCAGGTTCAGGCCGCGCAGCCGGATGGTCAGCTGGGTGCTGGCCCCCGGGTTCACCGTCACCGTGTTCAGTTGCCACACGCCGCCGTCGTTGGGGTTGGTGAACACCGGCCCCACATCCACGCCATTGGAAGACACTTGGATCTGGGCTTTGTTGCTGCCGATGGCATTCAGCAGCCAGAAGGAAAACTGATAGGGCTGGTTAGCCACTAGGCCAGCTACTGTCTGCTCCCATATCGTTCGGTTTGCCGTCGTGGCACCGTCCACAATCAGGTAGTTGCCGCTGCCCGTGGTATGGTCGCCGAAACTGGTGGGAAAAGCGGTGTTGAACGCCCGGTTGTCGGGTCCGACGGTGTAAGTGCCCTGGCCTGAGCTGCCCGTAGGTGTTACAAAGGTGTATCCTGACGTGAAGCCCGTATTTCCGGCGCTGAAGCTCGGGTTGGTCAGCAGGTTTTGTGCTGTTGCCGGGGCTCCCGCAAAGAGCAGAGCTGTCAGCAGGAGCCAGACTAGGTGACGTAGGGGTTGAAACATAGGAAAGGAGTGAAGTGGAAAGGTCTGCGGTTAGAATTTTTATAAATTCTGCAATGAATCAGTGCTCTGGCTTATACAAATGGGGGTAGCCTTTGCGGTTTTTTTAGCCGTCATGGCCGCGCCCGGGGGCTACTGGCAGCCAGTAAATAGATGATTCCATAGGAGCAAAGAAAGAAGGAAATTGTCAGAACCACGCGAATATCAAATCATTAAGTGAATATTTGAAGGGGCTTGGTACTGTGTTGGGAAAGTGTTGCCGTGTGCTGGGAGTATAACAATGCATGAGAAAGGAATAATCATATAACGATAATTCCGGCGAGCCGCCCGCCCGGCTGGTTCTGCCCGGGATGGCGCCGCAAGATGAGCGCATGGCCCACTTGCGGTACGCCGTAGCTTTGGGGCGGCGCCCCCAACCTTGCGGCTGGCTCCGTCGTTCGGCCTAGCAACCTGTTCCAGATTCTAATGTCCTACCGCTACGCCGCGCCGCTGCTGCTGCTGCCCGTTTCCGCCTTTGCCCAAACCGCTGCGCCCGATACCACCCGGGCTGTGGCCCTGCCCGAAGCCACCGTCACGGGCTACGGCCAGCAGCTACCGCTGCGCCGCACCGCCGCCGCCGTGGGCGTGCTTAGCGCTGCCGACTTTGACCGGTTCGGGCAGCAGGCCCTCACCCAGGCCGTGAACACGCTGCCCGGCGTGCGGCTGGAGGAGCGCGCCACCGCCAGCTACCGCCTCAGCGTGCGGGGCAGCACGCTCCGCTCGCCGTTTGGGGTGCGCAACGTCAAGCTCTACTACGAAGGCCTGCCGTTCACCGACGCCAGCGGCAGCACCCCGCTCAACCTCCTCGATCCTGCCCAGATAGGTAGCCTGGAGGCCCTGAAAGGCCCCGCCGCCAGTGTGTATGGGGCCGGGACCGGCGGGGCCATCTTGCTGCGCAACCGCCGCCCCGAAGCCGGCCAGGCCCGCGCTCAGGTGGGTTTCACGGCCGGCAGCTTTGGGCTGCGGCGCTACACCGCCACCGCCGAAAGCGGCACCGCCACTGGCTACGTGCGCGCCCAATATGCCCGCCAGACCCTCGACGGCTACCGCCAGCAAAGCGCCCTGCGCCGCGACGTGCTGGCCCTCGACGGCGAGTTTCAGCCCACCGCCCGCCAGACTGTGGCCCTGCACGGCCTCTACTCCGACATCAACTACCAGCTGCCCGGCGGCCTCACCCGCGCCCAGTTTCAGGCCGACCCCCGGCAGGCGCGGCCAAGTACTGCCACCGCGCCCGGCACCGTGGCCCAGCGCGCCTACTACGCCTCGCGCACCCTGCTGCTGGGGGGCACCCATGAGTTCCGGTTCACGCCGCGCCTGAGTTCGGTGGCCACGCTCTACGGCACCGGCAGCGCCATCCGGACGCCTTTTCTGGTGGATTTTGAGCGCAACACGCGCCTGGAAACCGGCGCCCGGGTGGCGCTGCGCTACCAAAGTAGCCTGGCCGGCCGCGTGCTGCGCCTGCAGGGTGGGGCCGAAGCCCAGGCCGGTTTCCTGAGCGGCCGCAGCTACCAGAACCGCGCCGGCGAAACGGGCCCGTTGCGCTACGACGATGAAATCAAGTCCGGCACCGGCTTCCTGTTTGCCCAAGCCGACTATGAGCTGCCGGCCAACTTCCTGCTGACGGCCGGCGCCAGCTACAGCCGCCTGCGCTACGACGTCAACCGCCTGCTCGATGCCACCCGCCCCGGCGCGCCCACCAGCTACGCCGTGCAGCGCGACTTCCGGCCGGTGGTGTCGCCGCGGGTGGCGCTGCTCAAGGAGCTGACGCCGCAGATTTCTGTGTACGGCAGCGTGAGCCGCGGCTTCTCGCCGCCCACTACCGAGGAAATTCGCCCCTCCGATGGCAGCCTCAACACCGACCTGCAGGCCGAGCGCGGCACCAGCTACGAAGTAGGCACCCGCGGCACGCTGCTGAACCAGCGCCTGAAATTCGACTTAGCCGCCTACGATTTCCGCCTGCGCCAGACCATCACCACCTTCACCACCGACCAGGGCACCAGCCTGTTCCGCAACGCCGGTACCACCCGCCAGCGCGGCCTGGAGGTAGCCCTGAGCGGCTGGTTGTGGGAGCAGAAAGCTTCAAGCCGTAAGCGGCAAGCTGCAAGTGCCCAAGGGCAAACCGGCCTGCGCGCCTTCGCCACCTACGCCTACAACCACTACCGCTTTGGCAGCTACGAGAGCGGAGGCCAGGATTTCAGCGGCAACCGCCTCACCGGCACCGCCCCGCACACGCTCACAGCCGGCCTCGATTTCAGTGAGCAGTTCGGTTTCTACCTCAGCCCCACCGTCAGCCATCAGGCCCGCATCTTCCTCAACGATGCCAACACCGAAGCCGCGCCCGGCTACTGGGTGTTCGGGGCGCGGGGCGGCTGGCGGCGCACCCTCGGCCGCCTGGAGCTGGACGTGTTCGGTGGCCTCGACAACGCCACCAACCGCCGCTACAGCCTCGGCAACGACCTCAACGCCTTTGGGGCCCGCTACTTTCAGCCCGCCCCCACCCGCAACGGCTACGGCGGGGTGCTGCTGGGTTGGAAGCTGTAAGCTGAACGCTGTCATTGCGAGGTCGAAGGACGAAGCAATCCTTCCTCTCCTTGCTCTGAACTACCCTAAGCAGAAAGCCCTCCGGCAGTAGTGTAGTACACTAACGCCAGAGGGCTTTGTGATAAGGAGAGTGTCTGCCACGAGATGAAGGATTGCTTCGCTCTGCTCGCAATGACACTATGCGCGCAATGACAGTGGCCGCTTACACCTTCACCCGCTTACCGGTGCGGGCGGCTTCGTAGATGGCCATCACGAGACGAATATCCTTCAGGCCTTCTTCGCCGGGCGTTTTGGGGGTTTTGTTTTGCAGCACGCACTCGGCCATGTGGTCGAGTTCGGCGGCAAACTGGTTGCCTTCCTTGATCTTGGGCTGACGCTTTCCGTCCTTGTCGCCGATGGTCATGTGGTGCTCGTAGTAGTCGGTGGCGGGGTCGAGGTCCAGCCAGGCTTTGTCGCCGAAGGCCCGGAACCGCTTCACCTCCTGGATGCTGTAGGAGCTGGTGCAGGAGGCCAGCACGCCGCTCGGGAAGCGTAGCGTGAAATGGATGGTGTCTTCCACTTCCTTGAAGCGCGGGTCCGATTTATCGCTGAATTCCTGGGCCGTAACTTCCACGGGCTCTTCGCCGGTGAGGTAGCGGGTGGCGTTTAGGGAGTAGATGCCGATGTCCATGAGCGAACCGCCGCCGGCCAGCTTTTTCTGCACGCGCCAGGCTTCGGCGGGTTCCTCGGTGGGCTTCACGCTGCGGCCGTGGTCGGCCGTAATCTGGCGCAGCTTGCCCAGCTCGCCCTTTTTGATGCGGGCAATGGCGTCGAGGTTGAAGGGCTCGAACTGGGCCCGGTAGGCAATCATCAGCTTTTTGCCGGCCTTCTCGCAGGCCTCAATCATCTTCTGGCAATCGGCTACGGAGTTGGCCATGGGCTTCTCACACAGCACGTGCTTGCCTGCCTTGGCCGCCCGAATCGTGTATTCGGCATGCAGGCCGGGCGGCAGCACGATGTACACCACATCCACGGCCGGATTGTCCTTGATGGAATCGAAGTTGTCGTAGCTGTAGATGTTCTTTTCCTCGACGCCGTACTCGCGAGCCAGCTTGCGGGCCTTGTCGGGTGAGCCGCTCACGAGAGCCGTGATGCGGGCGTGCTTACATTCCTTGAAGGCAGGCATCATCTGCTGCTGGGCAAACTTGCCGAGGCCCACAATGGCGAAGCCGAGCTTCTTCTGATCGTCGTATTGCATAGTGGAAGGGGAAGTGGCCAGGGCTACCGTGGGGCCGGCCACGGCAGTAGCCGCGGCGGTAAGGCCAAACTGGCGCAGAAACTGCCGGCGCGAGTCGGCGGAGCTGGAAGAAGACATAAAGCGGAGAGCTGGGATGAACCTACAGGAATACCCAACGGCCCGCGGCCGTTGGGCGTTACGTTCAGCTTGCCTTTGGCTGGCCCGGCCGGTGCTGCCGACTACTCGGTGGCGGGCAGCAGCAGCACCGGCACGGTGCTGTGCAACACCACCTGCGCCGACACGCTGCGGTTGAACAACTGGCCTAGGAAACTGCGCCGCCGGGCTACTACCACCAGCAAATCGGCGCGGGTTTCGGCGGCGGCCTGCAGAATGCCGGCGGCGGGCCGTATGTGGCGCACCCCGTGGGTATCGATATGAGGCAAGTCGGTGCCGAGGCCGCTGTGCAGCACACTGGCCAGGGCCAGGCGGCAGTCGTCGCTATCTTCGGGCTCGGCCACGTGGGCTACCGTGAGGGCCGGCTGCACCCGTTGCAGCAGCTTCTGAGTGGAGGCAATGATGGCCGGCGCCAACCGGAAGGGCAGGCCATCGGCGGCCAGCGTGAGGCGGGCCGGTGGCACGGCGGCCTTAGCCTGGCCGG from Hymenobacter canadensis harbors:
- a CDS encoding TonB-dependent receptor family protein; translated protein: MSYRYAAPLLLLPVSAFAQTAAPDTTRAVALPEATVTGYGQQLPLRRTAAAVGVLSAADFDRFGQQALTQAVNTLPGVRLEERATASYRLSVRGSTLRSPFGVRNVKLYYEGLPFTDASGSTPLNLLDPAQIGSLEALKGPAASVYGAGTGGAILLRNRRPEAGQARAQVGFTAGSFGLRRYTATAESGTATGYVRAQYARQTLDGYRQQSALRRDVLALDGEFQPTARQTVALHGLYSDINYQLPGGLTRAQFQADPRQARPSTATAPGTVAQRAYYASRTLLLGGTHEFRFTPRLSSVATLYGTGSAIRTPFLVDFERNTRLETGARVALRYQSSLAGRVLRLQGGAEAQAGFLSGRSYQNRAGETGPLRYDDEIKSGTGFLFAQADYELPANFLLTAGASYSRLRYDVNRLLDATRPGAPTSYAVQRDFRPVVSPRVALLKELTPQISVYGSVSRGFSPPTTEEIRPSDGSLNTDLQAERGTSYEVGTRGTLLNQRLKFDLAAYDFRLRQTITTFTTDQGTSLFRNAGTTRQRGLEVALSGWLWEQKASSRKRQAASAQGQTGLRAFATYAYNHYRFGSYESGGQDFSGNRLTGTAPHTLTAGLDFSEQFGFYLSPTVSHQARIFLNDANTEAAPGYWVFGARGGWRRTLGRLELDVFGGLDNATNRRYSLGNDLNAFGARYFQPAPTRNGYGGVLLGWKL
- a CDS encoding Gfo/Idh/MocA family protein: MSSSSSADSRRQFLRQFGLTAAATAVAGPTVALATSPSTMQYDDQKKLGFAIVGLGKFAQQQMMPAFKECKHARITALVSGSPDKARKLAREYGVEEKNIYSYDNFDSIKDNPAVDVVYIVLPPGLHAEYTIRAAKAGKHVLCEKPMANSVADCQKMIEACEKAGKKLMIAYRAQFEPFNLDAIARIKKGELGKLRQITADHGRSVKPTEEPAEAWRVQKKLAGGGSLMDIGIYSLNATRYLTGEEPVEVTAQEFSDKSDPRFKEVEDTIHFTLRFPSGVLASCTSSYSIQEVKRFRAFGDKAWLDLDPATDYYEHHMTIGDKDGKRQPKIKEGNQFAAELDHMAECVLQNKTPKTPGEEGLKDIRLVMAIYEAARTGKRVKV
- a CDS encoding universal stress protein gives rise to the protein MSALLVLTDFTPDADHALAYAAALAAPLGASLVLLHIRRESLLDPDAFTGKIRHMSEGEVAAALAERAATVQVPIVVETAVESVANGVEEAVSRHRAVLVILGKPDTDATPDELVASTSLTLLRATQVPLLVVPGQAKAAVPPARLTLAADGLPFRLAPAIIASTQKLLQRVQPALTVAHVAEPEDSDDCRLALASVLHSGLGTDLPHIDTHGVRHIRPAAGILQAAAETRADLLVVVARRRSFLGQLFNRSVSAQVVLHSTVPVLLLPATE